In the genome of Raphanus sativus cultivar WK10039 chromosome 4, ASM80110v3, whole genome shotgun sequence, one region contains:
- the LOC108851836 gene encoding uncharacterized protein LOC108851836 isoform X1 has product MSCTVWWEGAEKTRVLIASDSGCGGNKPGELLTLRHPKSENGTCYLFSNGVLQEIQWFKQPYGSWFLGDYISQDGSLYMATPVDPVFILLPIFDEARMMKGEDAGKFRQLDEILFVEGYPEYQHLLLLAEKCMEIVCQTQEVGSMKFYRLDNSKFLAWLTCKVRCLKKTLPELDKNYAAQDEKQTLVDAVSIVGEYLKTDPWLKLLYDHLGLEFVDPTVKETNTENSPNANENKMEYSNSLQEKENKKTGKPGKQTKQAKVETGSKNIRDMFSRACKKKR; this is encoded by the exons ATGAGTTGTACTGTTTGGTGGGAAGGAGCTGAGAAGACAAGGGTTCTCATTGCCTCAG ATTCAGGATGTGGCGGAAACAAACCTGGAGAACTATTAACACTTCGCCATCCAAAATCAG AAAATGGAACATGCTATCTTTTTAGTAATGGAGTGCTTCAAGAAATTCAATGGTTTAAGCAGCCATATGGTTCTTGGTTCCTGGGAGATTACATTTCTCAAG ATGGAAGCTTATATATGGCCACTCCCGTTGATCCTGTTTTCATCTTGTTGCCTATTTTCGACGAAGCAAGAATGATG AAAGGTGAAGATGCTGGAAAGTTCAGGCAACTGGATGAGATTTTATTTGTGGAAGGATATCCTGAATATCAACATTTACTGTTACTTGCAGAGAAGTGTATGGAGATCGTTTGTCAAACTCAAG AAGTTGGATCTATGAAGTTCTATCGGCTTGATAACTCGAAATTTTTAGCTTGGTTGACTTGTAAG GTGCGCTGTCTAAAGAAGACTCTTCCGGAACTGGACAAGAACTATGCAGCTCAAGATGAGAAACAAACAT TGGTGGATGCAGTTTCAATTGTGGGAGAGTACCTGAAGACAGATCCTTGGTTAAAGCTCCTCTATGATCATCTTGG ACTTGAGTTTGTTGACCCAACGGTGAAAGAAACCAATACAGAGAACTCTCCAAATGCAAATGAGAATAAGATGGAATACTCAAATTCATTACAG GAGAAGGAAAACAAGAAGACAGGAAAACCTGGAAAGCAGACAAAGCAAGCAAAGGTAGAGACTGGATCAAAGAACATAAGAGATATGTTTTCAAGGGCTTGTAAGAAAAAACGCTGA
- the LOC130511976 gene encoding protein LSD1-like isoform X1, with the protein MQDQLVCHGCRNTLVYPRGATNVRCALCNTINMVPLHPHPPPPPHHHAHLGMDMAHIVCGGCRTMLMYTRGANSVRCSCCQTVNLVPATPPAHANQPAHISCGNCRTTLMYPYGAPSVRCAVCQFVTNVNMGNGRVPFPTNLPNGTAASPGSMPSTSTQSTPPSQTQTVVVENPMSVNESGKLVSNVVVGVTTEKK; encoded by the exons atGCAGGACCAGCTGGTATGTCATGGCTGTAGAAATACATTGGTCTATCCTAGAGGAGCTACCAACGTTCGCTGTGCCTTATGTAACACTATCAACATGGTCCCtcttcatcctcatcctcctcctcctcctcatcatcatg CTCATTTAGGGATGGACATGGCTCACATTGTATGTGGTGGTTGTCGTACAATGCTTATGTATACTCGTGGGGCGAATAGTGTAAGATGCTCTTGCTGTCAGACTGTGAACCTTGTCCCAG CAACCCCACCCGCACACGCCAATCAGCCTGCGCATATCAGCTGTGGGAACTGTCGAACAACCCTCATGTATCCTTACGGTGCACCATCTGTTAGATGCGCTGTTTGCCAGTTCGTTACTAACGTTAAT ATGGGCAATGGAAGGGTGCCTTTCCCAACTAACCTGCCAAATGGAACAGCAGCCTCTCCTGGTTCAATGCCCTCTACATCCACT CAGTCAACACCACCGTCTCAGACCCAAACCGTCGTCGTAGAAAACCCCATGTCTGTTAACGAAAGTGGAAAGTTG GTGAGCAATGTTGTGGTTGGAGTGACAACAGAAAAGAAATAA
- the LOC130511976 gene encoding protein LSD1-like isoform X2, giving the protein MQDQLVCHGCRNTLVYPRGATNVRCALCNTINMVPLHPHPPPPPHHHAHLGMDMAHIVCGGCRTMLMYTRGANSVRCSCCQTVNLVPATPPAHANQPAHISCGNCRTTLMYPYGAPSVRCAVCQFVTNVNMGNGRVPFPTNLPNGTAASPGSMPSTSTSTPPSQTQTVVVENPMSVNESGKLVSNVVVGVTTEKK; this is encoded by the exons atGCAGGACCAGCTGGTATGTCATGGCTGTAGAAATACATTGGTCTATCCTAGAGGAGCTACCAACGTTCGCTGTGCCTTATGTAACACTATCAACATGGTCCCtcttcatcctcatcctcctcctcctcctcatcatcatg CTCATTTAGGGATGGACATGGCTCACATTGTATGTGGTGGTTGTCGTACAATGCTTATGTATACTCGTGGGGCGAATAGTGTAAGATGCTCTTGCTGTCAGACTGTGAACCTTGTCCCAG CAACCCCACCCGCACACGCCAATCAGCCTGCGCATATCAGCTGTGGGAACTGTCGAACAACCCTCATGTATCCTTACGGTGCACCATCTGTTAGATGCGCTGTTTGCCAGTTCGTTACTAACGTTAAT ATGGGCAATGGAAGGGTGCCTTTCCCAACTAACCTGCCAAATGGAACAGCAGCCTCTCCTGGTTCAATGCCCTCTACATCCACT TCAACACCACCGTCTCAGACCCAAACCGTCGTCGTAGAAAACCCCATGTCTGTTAACGAAAGTGGAAAGTTG GTGAGCAATGTTGTGGTTGGAGTGACAACAGAAAAGAAATAA
- the LOC130511976 gene encoding protein LSD1-like isoform X4 yields MQDQLVCHGCRNTLVYPRGATNVRCALCNTINMVPLHPHPPPPPHHHGMDMAHIVCGGCRTMLMYTRGANSVRCSCCQTVNLVPATPPAHANQPAHISCGNCRTTLMYPYGAPSVRCAVCQFVTNVNMGNGRVPFPTNLPNGTAASPGSMPSTSTSTPPSQTQTVVVENPMSVNESGKLVSNVVVGVTTEKK; encoded by the exons atGCAGGACCAGCTGGTATGTCATGGCTGTAGAAATACATTGGTCTATCCTAGAGGAGCTACCAACGTTCGCTGTGCCTTATGTAACACTATCAACATGGTCCCtcttcatcctcatcctcctcctcctcctcatcatcatg GGATGGACATGGCTCACATTGTATGTGGTGGTTGTCGTACAATGCTTATGTATACTCGTGGGGCGAATAGTGTAAGATGCTCTTGCTGTCAGACTGTGAACCTTGTCCCAG CAACCCCACCCGCACACGCCAATCAGCCTGCGCATATCAGCTGTGGGAACTGTCGAACAACCCTCATGTATCCTTACGGTGCACCATCTGTTAGATGCGCTGTTTGCCAGTTCGTTACTAACGTTAAT ATGGGCAATGGAAGGGTGCCTTTCCCAACTAACCTGCCAAATGGAACAGCAGCCTCTCCTGGTTCAATGCCCTCTACATCCACT TCAACACCACCGTCTCAGACCCAAACCGTCGTCGTAGAAAACCCCATGTCTGTTAACGAAAGTGGAAAGTTG GTGAGCAATGTTGTGGTTGGAGTGACAACAGAAAAGAAATAA
- the LOC108855636 gene encoding elongation factor Tu, chloroplastic, producing MAMISTPTACSTSSRLISPPSLRPSISTNLKTLNLSSSFLPSYSLSAAKPSPQSTTTRRSFTVRAARGKFERKKPHVNIGTIGHVDHGKTTLTAALTMALASMGNSVAKKYDEIDAAPEERARGITINTATVEYETENRHYAHVDCPGHADYVKNMITGAAQMDGAILVVSGADGPMPQTKEHILLAKQVGVPDMVVFLNKEDQVDDAELLELVELEVRELLSSYEFNGDDIPIISGSALLAVETLTENPNVKRGDNKWVDKIYELMDAVDSYIPIPQRQTELPFLLAVEDVFSITGRGTVATGRVERGTVKVGETVDLVGLRETRNYTVTGVEMFQKILDEALAGDNVGLLLRGIQKADIQRGMVLAKPGSITPHTKFEAIVYVLKKEEGGRHSPFFAGYRPQFYMRTTDVTGKVTKIMNDKDEESKMVMPGDRVKIVVELIVPVACEQGMRFAIREGGKTVGAGVIQSIIE from the coding sequence ATGGCGATGATATCCACACCAACCGCCTGCTCAACCTCCTCCAGACTCATCTCTCCTCCTTCCCTCCGTCCCTCCATCTCCACCAAcctcaaaaccctaaatctctcctcctccttcctccCTTCCTACTCCCTCTCCGCCGCTAAACCCTCTCCTCAATCCACCACCACTCGCCGCTCCTTCACCGTCCGCGCCGCGCGCGGCAAGTTCGAGAGGAAAAAACCCCACGTCAACATCGGAACAATCGGCCACGTCGACCACGGCAAGACCACCCTAACCGCCGCCCTCACAATGGCCCTCGCCTCCATGGGGAACAGCGTCGCCAAAAAGTACGACGAGATCGACGCAGCGCCGGAGGAGCGAGCCCGGGGCATCACCATCAACACCGCCACCGTCGAGTACGAGACGGAGAACCGCCACTACGCCCACGTGGACTGCCCCGGCCACGCCGACTACGTCAAGAACATGATCACCGGCGCCGCGCAGATGGACGGAGCCATCCTCGTCGTCTCCGGCGCCGACGGACCCATGCCTCAGACGAAAGAGCACATCCTCCTCGCCAAGCAGGTCGGCGTCCCCGACATGGTCGTCTTCCTCAACAAAGAGGACCAGGTCGACGACGCTGAGCTGCTGGAGCTAGTGGAGCTCGAGGTCCGGGAGCTTTTGTCTTCCTACGAGTTCAATGGTGATGACATCCCGATTATCTCCGGGTCGGCGTTGCTTGCAGTGGAGACGCTTACGGAGAATCCCAACGTGAAGAGAGGAGATAACAAGTGGGTTGATAAGATTTACGAGCTGATGGATGCTGTTGATAGTTATATACCGATCCCTCAGAGACAGACCGAGCTGCCTTTCTTGTTAGCTGTTGAGGATGTTTTCTCTATAACAGGGCGTGGGACTGTGGCCACGGGGAGGGTGGAAAGAGGGACTGTGAAGGTTGGGGAGACTGTGGATTTAGTTGGGTTGAGGGAGACGAGGAACTATACGGTTACTGGTGTTGAGATGTTTCAGAAGATTCTTGATGAGGCTTTAGCTGGGGATAATGTTGGTTTGTTGCTTAGGGGTATTCAGAAGGCTGATATTCAGAGAGGGATGGTGTTGGCTAAGCCTGGGAGTATCACTCCGCATACTAAGTTCGAGGCGATTGTGTATGtgttgaagaaggaagaaggcgGGAGGCATTCGCCGTTTTTCGCGGGGTACAGGCCTCAGTTTTACATGAGGACGACGGATGTGACGGGGAAAGTGACGAAGATTATGAATGATAAAGATGAGGAGTCGAAGATGGTTATGCCTGGTGATAGGGTGAAGATTGTGGTTGAGCTTATTGTGCCTGTGGCTTGTGAGCAAGGGATGAGGTTTGCTATTAGAGAAGGTGGGAAGACCGTTGGTGCTGGTGTTATTCAGTCTATCATCGAATGA
- the LOC130511976 gene encoding protein LSD1-like isoform X3, with product MQDQLVCHGCRNTLVYPRGATNVRCALCNTINMVPLHPHPPPPPHHHGMDMAHIVCGGCRTMLMYTRGANSVRCSCCQTVNLVPATPPAHANQPAHISCGNCRTTLMYPYGAPSVRCAVCQFVTNVNMGNGRVPFPTNLPNGTAASPGSMPSTSTQSTPPSQTQTVVVENPMSVNESGKLVSNVVVGVTTEKK from the exons atGCAGGACCAGCTGGTATGTCATGGCTGTAGAAATACATTGGTCTATCCTAGAGGAGCTACCAACGTTCGCTGTGCCTTATGTAACACTATCAACATGGTCCCtcttcatcctcatcctcctcctcctcctcatcatcatg GGATGGACATGGCTCACATTGTATGTGGTGGTTGTCGTACAATGCTTATGTATACTCGTGGGGCGAATAGTGTAAGATGCTCTTGCTGTCAGACTGTGAACCTTGTCCCAG CAACCCCACCCGCACACGCCAATCAGCCTGCGCATATCAGCTGTGGGAACTGTCGAACAACCCTCATGTATCCTTACGGTGCACCATCTGTTAGATGCGCTGTTTGCCAGTTCGTTACTAACGTTAAT ATGGGCAATGGAAGGGTGCCTTTCCCAACTAACCTGCCAAATGGAACAGCAGCCTCTCCTGGTTCAATGCCCTCTACATCCACT CAGTCAACACCACCGTCTCAGACCCAAACCGTCGTCGTAGAAAACCCCATGTCTGTTAACGAAAGTGGAAAGTTG GTGAGCAATGTTGTGGTTGGAGTGACAACAGAAAAGAAATAA
- the LOC108851836 gene encoding uncharacterized protein LOC108851836 isoform X2 yields MSCTVWWEGAEKTRVLIASGCGGNKPGELLTLRHPKSENGTCYLFSNGVLQEIQWFKQPYGSWFLGDYISQDGSLYMATPVDPVFILLPIFDEARMMKGEDAGKFRQLDEILFVEGYPEYQHLLLLAEKCMEIVCQTQEVGSMKFYRLDNSKFLAWLTCKVRCLKKTLPELDKNYAAQDEKQTLVDAVSIVGEYLKTDPWLKLLYDHLGLEFVDPTVKETNTENSPNANENKMEYSNSLQEKENKKTGKPGKQTKQAKVETGSKNIRDMFSRACKKKR; encoded by the exons ATGAGTTGTACTGTTTGGTGGGAAGGAGCTGAGAAGACAAGGGTTCTCATTGCCTCAG GATGTGGCGGAAACAAACCTGGAGAACTATTAACACTTCGCCATCCAAAATCAG AAAATGGAACATGCTATCTTTTTAGTAATGGAGTGCTTCAAGAAATTCAATGGTTTAAGCAGCCATATGGTTCTTGGTTCCTGGGAGATTACATTTCTCAAG ATGGAAGCTTATATATGGCCACTCCCGTTGATCCTGTTTTCATCTTGTTGCCTATTTTCGACGAAGCAAGAATGATG AAAGGTGAAGATGCTGGAAAGTTCAGGCAACTGGATGAGATTTTATTTGTGGAAGGATATCCTGAATATCAACATTTACTGTTACTTGCAGAGAAGTGTATGGAGATCGTTTGTCAAACTCAAG AAGTTGGATCTATGAAGTTCTATCGGCTTGATAACTCGAAATTTTTAGCTTGGTTGACTTGTAAG GTGCGCTGTCTAAAGAAGACTCTTCCGGAACTGGACAAGAACTATGCAGCTCAAGATGAGAAACAAACAT TGGTGGATGCAGTTTCAATTGTGGGAGAGTACCTGAAGACAGATCCTTGGTTAAAGCTCCTCTATGATCATCTTGG ACTTGAGTTTGTTGACCCAACGGTGAAAGAAACCAATACAGAGAACTCTCCAAATGCAAATGAGAATAAGATGGAATACTCAAATTCATTACAG GAGAAGGAAAACAAGAAGACAGGAAAACCTGGAAAGCAGACAAAGCAAGCAAAGGTAGAGACTGGATCAAAGAACATAAGAGATATGTTTTCAAGGGCTTGTAAGAAAAAACGCTGA
- the LOC130511975 gene encoding uncharacterized protein LOC130511975 — protein sequence MSMSKSSKMLQFVNYRMRVTIQDGRQLIGKFMAFDRHMNLVLGDCEEFRKLPPAKGKKINEEREDRRTLGLVLLRGEEVISITVEGPPPPEESRAKGGSGGGVVAGPGIGRAAGRGVPTGPLVQAQPGLAGPVRGVGGPAPGMMQPQISRPPVMRPPGGQMIPGPPPAFGGGPPPMGRGLPPMQQPYGMRPQFGGPPPPPYGQRPMGPPPIMRGPPPPHGMQGPPQPHPGMHPPPGGFAPPRSGIPPPPPNQQQQQ from the coding sequence ATGTCGATGTCTAAGAGCTCCAAGATGCTCCAGTTCGTAAACTACAGGATGCGAGTAACGATCCAAGACGGAAGACAGCTGATCGGAAAGTTCATGGCCTTCGATCGCCACATGAACCTCGTCCTCGGAGACTGCGAGGAGTTCCGCAAGCTTCCTCCAGCGAAAGGGAAGAAGATCaacgaagagagagaagatcgCCGTACGCTCGGCTTGGTGTTGCTCAGAGGCGAAGAGGTTATCTCCATCACGGTGGAAGGACCGCCTCCTCCCGAAGAGTCACGTGCCAAGGGAGGGTCAGGAGGTGGTGTTGTCGCTGGCCCTGGGATCGGTCGTGCTGCTGGACGTGGAGTTCCTACGGGCCCGCTTGTTCAGGCCCAGCCTGGGCTTGCTGGGCCTGTTCGTGGAGTTGGTGGGCCTGCTCCGGGGATGATGCAGCCTCAGATCTCTAGGCCTCCGGTTATGAGACCTCCTGGAGGACAGATGATTCCGGGTCCGCCTCCGGCTTTCGGTGGTGGTCCTCCTCCGATGGGGAGAGGTCTTCCTCCGATGCAGCAGCCTTACGGTATGAGGCCGCAGTTTGGTGGACCGCCGCCGCCTCCGTATGGGCAGAGGCCGATGGGTCCTCCGCCTATTATGAGAGGTCCTCCGCCGCCTCATGGGATGCAAGGACCGCCTCAGCCTCACCCTGGAATGCATCCTCCTCCCGGTGGGTTTGCTCCACCGCGTTCTGGCATTCCACCACCGCCGCCtaatcagcagcagcagcagtga
- the LOC108855842 gene encoding uncharacterized protein LOC108855842 has protein sequence MSISKVSLCLIFLTFLTSPLVLCSRSPKMAVAESAAIEKKLQKTHVHPPVLPVPESTEVYSSPSMVKIDDEPATNSAISGFFRSKFPFQGWPFHKYGSFPMAKPASPSVPTTTPATGAEEEESEKVPSSPSKGNRDGGNA, from the coding sequence ATGTCAATCTCAAAAGTCTCTCTCTGTCTGATCTTTCTCACCTTCCTCACTTCTCCACTTGTGCTATGCTCTCGCAGCCCAAAAATGGCGGTAGCAGAATCAGCCGCAATAGAGAAGAAGCTCCAGAAAACGCATGTTCATCCTCCGGTATTGCCTGTTCCTGAATCCACCGAGGTTTATTCATCACCCTCCATGGTCAAGATTGATGATGAACCTGCAACAAATTCTGCGATATCCGGGTTTTTCAGGTCTAAATTCCCATTCCAAGGATGGCCTTTCCACAAGTATGGCTCTTTCCCAATGGCTAAGCCTGCAAGTCCTTCTGTTCCTACCACAACACCGGCTACTGGAGCTGAGGAAGAGGAATCTGAGAAGGTGCCTTCTTCACCAAGCAAAGGAAACAGAGATGGTGGCAACGCATGA
- the LOC108848243 gene encoding uncharacterized protein LOC108848243, which translates to MKYVVVSGGVVSGLGKGVTASSIGLILKSCGFRVTAIKIDPYLNIDAGTMSPIEHGEVYVLDDGGEVDLDLGNYERFMDIKLTSENNITTGKVYKHVLEKERKGDYLGKTVQVVPHITDAIQEWIERAARIPVDGQSGPADVCVIELGGTIGDIESMPFINALGQFSYRVGSENFCLIHVSLVPVLNVVGEQKTKPTQHSVRDLRGLGLSPNILACRSTEPLEDNVKAKLSQFCQVPMENVVTLYDCPNIWHIPLLLKEQKAHEAILRVLNLKGVAKEPALEEWSLMAKMSDKLHVPVRIAVVGKYTELLDSYLSIHKALLHASVARRKKLVIDWIPASDLEQEAKKKSPDAYKAVWKLLKGADGILVPGGFGNRGVKGKILAAKYARENRVPYLGICLGMQLAVIEYARTVLGLPDANSTELDPNTKNPCVVFMPEGSKTHMGGTMRLGSRRTYFQAKDSKSSKLYGNRSFVDERHRHRFEVNPAMVPRLESSGLTFPGKDESGQRMEIVELPNHPFYVGAQFHPEYKSRPGKPSPLFLGLIGAACGELDNVLQQSCQETAVSRPQSNGKLERVYLKGAAKKPVSVVYSLCS; encoded by the exons atgaagtatgTGGTGGTTTCAGGTGGAGTCGTGAGTGGACTAGGAAAAGGAGTCACGGCAAGTAGCATAGGACTCATCCTCAAATCATGTGGTTTCCGAGTCACGGCCATTAAAAtcg ATCCTTACTTAAACATAGATGCTGGGACCATGTCGCCTATCGAGCATGGTGAAGTTTATGTATTGGACGATGGTGGCGAG GTTGATCTTGATCTTGGGAACTATGAGAGGTTTATGGATATTAAGCTGACCAGTGAAAACAACATAACTACCGGAAAGGTTTATAAG CATGTGCTTGAGAAAGAGAGGAAAGGAGATTATCTTGGGAAGACTGTTCAG GTAGTTCCTCATATCACAGATGCAATTCAAGAATGGATTGAGCGTGCGGCTAGGATTCCAGTTGATGGACAGTCAGGTCCAGCTGATGTTTGTGTCATAGAACTTGGAGGAACCATAG GAGATATAGAGTCCATGCCTTTTATTAATGCTCTTGGACAGTTCTCCTATCGTGTAG GCTCTGAGAACTTTTGCTTGATTCATGTCAGTCTTGTGCCTGTGTTGAATGTTGTTGGTGAACAG AAGACTAAACCAACGCAACATAGCGTTAGAGACTTGAGAGGCCTTGGCTTGAGCCCTAACATCTTGGCTTGCAGAAGCACAGAG CCACTTGAAGATAACGTGAAGGCCAAGCTCTCTCAGTTTTGCCAAGTTCCG ATGGAAAACGTTGTCACTCTCTATGATTGCCCCAACATTTGGCACATTCCATTGCTTCTCAAA GAACAGAAGGCACACGAGGCGATTTTGCGCGTCCTGAACCTTAAAGG AGTTGCCAAGGAGCCTGCACTAGAGGAGTGGTCTTTGATGGCTAAAATGAGCGACAAGTTGCATGTTCCA GTCAGAATTGCTGTGGTGGGGAAGTACACTGAGCTCTTAGATTCCTACCTTTCCATCCACAAG GCCCTCTTGCATGCTTCTGTGGCTAGGCGCAAGAAGCTAGTCATAGACTGGATCCCAGCTAGTGATCTTGAACAAGAAGCGAAAAAGAAG AGTCCAGATGCATATAAGGCTGTCTGGAAGTTACTTAAG GGTGCTGATGGTATTCTTGTTCCCGGAGGTTTTGGGAATAGAGGTGTAAAAGGAAAGATACTAGCAGCCAAATACGCCAGAGAGAACAGAGTTCCATACCTTGGTATCTGTCTAGGGATGCAACTCGCTGTGATCGAGTATGCAAGAACCGTACTCGGTTTGCCAGATGCAAACAGCACTGAACTTGATCCCAATACCAAGAACCCTTGTGTTGTCTTCATGCCTGAG GGATCAAAAACGCATATGGGAGGCACTATGAGGTTAGGCTCAAGAAGAACTTACTTCCAAGCTAAAGACTCCAAATCATCAAAACT TTATGGGAACAGAAGTTTTGTTGATGAAAGACACCGACACAGATTTGAG GTGAATCCAGCAATGGTTCCACGTTTAGAGAGCTCTGGACTCACATTCCCGGGAAAAGACGAGTCTGGTCAGCGAATGGAGATCGTTGAGCTGCCTAACCATCCGTTTTACGTTGGAGCTCAGTTCCATCCGGAGTACAAATCAAGACCAGGAAAGCCATCTCCTCTGTTTCTAG GACTAATTGGAGCAGCTTGTGGAGAGCTAGACAACGTACTGCAACAAAGCTGCCAAGAAACAGCTGTCTCGCGTCCTCAGTCCAATGGAAAGCTCGAGAGAGTTTATTTGAAAGGCGCAGCGAAGAAGCCAGTCAGTGTTGTATACAGTTTATGCTCATGA